From the Chitinophaga lutea genome, the window TTTTCCCAGGGCGCTTTACCATCTACGGTAATACCCATGCTGCGCGCTGTACCAGCCACCATTTTCATGGCGCTTTCCAGGGTGAAGCAGTTCAGGTCGGGCATTTTGTCTTTTGCAATTGCCTCAACCTGCGTCCAGGATACTTTACCCACCTTGTTACGGTTAGGCTCTTTAGAACCACCTTGAATTTTGGCTGCTTCCAGCAGTTGTACCGGGGCCGGAGGCGTTTTGATTACAAAGTCGAAAGATTTGTCGGTGTAAACAGTCAGCAGAACAGGCAGCACTTTACCCATTTTGTCCTGGGTACGGGCGTTGAACTGTTTGCAGAACTCCATGATGTTCACACCCTTGGAACCCAAAGCGGGACCAATCGGAGGTGCAGGGTTGGCTTGGCCGCCTTTCACCTGCAATTTCACGTACGTTGCGATTTCTTTAGCCATTATGTTGTTTTTAATTTGGTTAAACGTCCCCCGCAGTAAACCGCGGAAAACTCCCAAAGCTCAAAAGGTCCGTGAAAGACATTTTAAGGGGGATGCAAAGGTAGGTATTAATTAAATTATTAGCAAAATTTGTTTGGAGTTCGGCATTTTTTTTGCTATTATCCGGAAATTGGGATTAAATATAATGACTAATGGGCTAAATATCAATAGGATAACTATCGGTTATCATTCGTCAAAGATACGTCAATTTTAGGAAACGGCATGTGGATTTCTACCCTGTGGAAAACTACCGCCCCAGACAACACCCGGAAAATTTCGTATTATTATTCCCGGATCCTCATTCCACCATTATGAAACTCTTATCCATCTTCTTTCTGATACCCTTTTTCGCAAACCTCCACCGTCCCATGCAACAACCAGCATCGCAGTTCCTCTTTGTAGGCACCTACACCTCCGGCGAAAGTGAAGGCATCTACGTGTACAAATTCGACCCGGCCACCGGCCTGTTCACCCACGTCAGCACCGCCAAAGGTCTCAGCAACCCCTCCTTCCTGACCATCGCGCCGGACAAAAAACATGTGTACGCCGTGAGCGAGTTCGGGAAAGACCGTACCGGCAGCGTGTACGCCTTTTCGTTCGACGCCGCATCAGGACAGTTACAGCTGCTCGATCAGCAGGACGGCGTGGGCAGCGGCCCCTGTCATATCAATATGGATAAGGCCGGCAAATTCGCCATTACCGGCAATTATGCCGGCGGCAGCGTATCGGTGATGCCCATCCAGGCAGACGGCACGGTAGGCGCTACCGCGCAAACCATCATCCATACCGGCTCCAGCATCGTGGCTTCCCGCCAGCAGGCGCCTCATGTGCATTCGATCAACTTTTCGCCCGACGGTAAACAGGTATTCGTGCCCGACCTGGGGATAGACAAGATCATGGTGTACGACTTCCTGGCCTCCCACCCCATCGCCCCCCTGCGCCCGGCGGCTGTTCCCTCGGTGAGCATCGAGCCCGGCGGCGGGCCCCGGCACTTTACCTTCCACCCCAACGGCCGGCACGCTTACGTAGTACATGAAATATCAGGCAAAGTAACCGCCTTCCGATATGGAAACGGCGCCCTCGAGCCCGTACAGACCATTTCCGGCGCGCCGGCCGACTATAAAGGCACCGTTTTCAGCAGTGCGGACATCCATGTGTCGCCCGACGGGAAACACCTCTATATGTCCAACCGCGGCGAACTGAACAACATTTCCATCTTCACCATCGATGCTGCCACGGGCAAGCTCGCGCTCACGGGCCATCAACCCTCCGGCGGCAAACACCCGCGCAACTTTCTCATCCACCCTTCCGGCAAATATCTGCTGGCAGCCAACCAGAACGGCCATAACATCGTGGTGTTCAGCCGCGATGCGGCTACCGGCCTGCTCACCCCTACCGGCCAGGAAATCAAGGTGCCCAGCCCGGTTTGCCTGAAAATGCTGATTACCGAGTAAGGCCCGGTTTGGCCAAGCAACTGTGCCGTTCACCGGCGCTCCGTCCCGCAGGCCCCTGTAAGGCTAACGCGTACTGCCAATCACAACTGCCCCTCACCAGCGCTAAAATTTCCATGTGGCACCGCATAAAACGTTGCTATAACAACTATTGCGTAACTTCATTGGCCTAAAACACCCCGATTATGAAACGCATTTGTTTAGCGCTCGCACTCGCCGGCGTATTACAGCTATCTGCTGCAGCCCAGGACGACGCAGCCATGCAAAAAGCCTGGATGGAATACGCCACCCCCGGTCCCATGCATAAAATGATCGCGATGGCCGACGGTACATGGAATACCGACGTAACGTTCTGGATGGCGCCCGGCGCCCCGCCCAGCAAAATGACCGGTTCCTGCACCAACAAAATGATCCTCGGCGGCCGTTACCAGGAAACGCGGCACACGTCCGACATGGGCGGCCAACCCTTCGAAGGCATCGGCATACTGGGTTACGACAACATCAAAAAAACATTTATTTCTACCTGGATCGACAACATGAGCACTGGCGTGATGACGCTGGAAGGGAAATGGGACGATGCCACCCGCACGGTTACTTTCACCGGCAAGTCGACCGATCCCTCCACCGGCACAGACTGCAACGTGCGCGAAGTAGTGAAATGGGTGGACGATAACCACCAGATCATGGAGATGTACGTCATGAAAGACGGTACCGAATTCAAAAACATGGAGATCCATCTGACGCGGAAGAAATAAACTCATTGCATCCGTGAAACCCTGTTGAATGCATAAAAAAAGGTTGCCGTAACGGCAACCTTTTTTATTATCCTCTGCATCAGCGTTTAGCTGATCTTTTCTACCTGCATGAAGTTCAGCTCTACCGGTGTGGCGCGGCCGAAGATCTTTACGGTTACTTTCAGTTTCTTTTTGTCTTCCAGCACTTCTTCAATCACACCGTTAAAGTCGTTGAACGGACCGTCGATGATTTTGATGGTTTCCCCAACGATGTAAGGCTCGCTCATGGTGAGGCCCTGGTCGGAGATTTCATCTACTTTACCCAGCATTTTGTTCACTTCCGCTTTACGGAGTGCGATGGGTTTATCTTTTCCGAGAAAATGGATAACGCCTGATACGTTACGGATAGACTGGATCACTTCGTCCGTCATTTTACCGTCGATGGCTTCGATCATCACATAACCGGGATAGAAGTTCTTTTCGCGCATTACTTTTTTACCGGCCTGCACTTTATAAACTTTTTCCACGGGAAGAAACACCTGGGTGATAACGTTGCCCCAGTCGCTGCGGCGTACTTCGATGTCCAGGTATTCTTTTACTTTCTTCTCTTTGCCACTCACCACGCGCAGCACGTACCATTTGGTTTCCTGAGTGGGGATTTG encodes:
- the rplK gene encoding 50S ribosomal protein L11, whose amino-acid sequence is MAKEIATYVKLQVKGGQANPAPPIGPALGSKGVNIMEFCKQFNARTQDKMGKVLPVLLTVYTDKSFDFVIKTPPAPVQLLEAAKIQGGSKEPNRNKVGKVSWTQVEAIAKDKMPDLNCFTLESAMKMVAGTARSMGITVDGKAPWEN
- a CDS encoding lactonase family protein, producing MQQPASQFLFVGTYTSGESEGIYVYKFDPATGLFTHVSTAKGLSNPSFLTIAPDKKHVYAVSEFGKDRTGSVYAFSFDAASGQLQLLDQQDGVGSGPCHINMDKAGKFAITGNYAGGSVSVMPIQADGTVGATAQTIIHTGSSIVASRQQAPHVHSINFSPDGKQVFVPDLGIDKIMVYDFLASHPIAPLRPAAVPSVSIEPGGGPRHFTFHPNGRHAYVVHEISGKVTAFRYGNGALEPVQTISGAPADYKGTVFSSADIHVSPDGKHLYMSNRGELNNISIFTIDAATGKLALTGHQPSGGKHPRNFLIHPSGKYLLAANQNGHNIVVFSRDAATGLLTPTGQEIKVPSPVCLKMLITE
- a CDS encoding DUF1579 domain-containing protein — translated: MKRICLALALAGVLQLSAAAQDDAAMQKAWMEYATPGPMHKMIAMADGTWNTDVTFWMAPGAPPSKMTGSCTNKMILGGRYQETRHTSDMGGQPFEGIGILGYDNIKKTFISTWIDNMSTGVMTLEGKWDDATRTVTFTGKSTDPSTGTDCNVREVVKWVDDNHQIMEMYVMKDGTEFKNMEIHLTRKK
- the nusG gene encoding transcription termination/antitermination protein NusG; this translates as MDEAQIPTQETKWYVLRVVSGKEKKVKEYLDIEVRRSDWGNVITQVFLPVEKVYKVQAGKKVMREKNFYPGYVMIEAIDGKMTDEVIQSIRNVSGVIHFLGKDKPIALRKAEVNKMLGKVDEISDQGLTMSEPYIVGETIKIIDGPFNDFNGVIEEVLEDKKKLKVTVKIFGRATPVELNFMQVEKIS